From Magnolia sinica isolate HGM2019 chromosome 13, MsV1, whole genome shotgun sequence, one genomic window encodes:
- the LOC131224233 gene encoding uncharacterized protein LOC131224233 yields the protein MLSERLAKWMLLLSEYAITYEPAKAVKGQAVTDFLAAHPVTDCEAILDNFPNDQVMMTKLPKAWQMFFDGAARAMGAGAGVIFITPQGDLLPYSFTLGTTCTNNEAKYNALIIRMEIASELGIKHLQIYGDFKLVINQVTTEFEIRKPELLPYCRKAQHLLEKFLNVEVKHIP from the coding sequence ATGTTGTCAGAAAGGTTGGCAAAGTGGATGTTACTGTTGTCAGAGTATGCGATTACGTATGAACCGGCGAAAGcggtaaaaggacaagcagtgacAGATTTTTTAGCAGCTCATCCTGTGACAGATTGCGAAGCTATTCTTGATAACTTTCCAAATGACCAAGTCATGATGACAAAACTGCCTAAAGCGTGGCAAATGTTCTTTGATGGGGCGGCTCGGGCAATGGGGGCAGGTGCCGGAGTAATATTCATTACCCCACAGGGCGATTTGTTACCTTATTCTTTCACGTTAGGTACGACGTGTACGAATAACGAAGCTAAATATAACGCCCTCATCATCAGGATGGAGATAGCCAGTGAACTGGGAATAAAACACCTGCAGATTTACGGAGATTTTAAGCTGGTCATAAATCAGGTGACGACAGAATTTGAGATAAGGAAACCGGAACTTCTGCCGTACTGTCGAAAAGCGCAACACTTATTGGAGAAATTTTTGAACGTTGAAGTTAAGCATATACCATGA